The proteins below come from a single Edaphobacter acidisoli genomic window:
- a CDS encoding efflux RND transporter permease subunit produces the protein MSSFALRYPFFIIMLCLIIAVVGSTTVARMPVDLFPDINIPVVVVATFYNGMPPEEIESNITNPFERFFTLGSGIDHIESRSLTGVSLIKVYFQPGTNADAAVTTISNLAMAQLRRLPPGTLPPVVLKFDASSLPVCLITLKGQGLNETQLHDLGQFNVRNQLAGVPGASVPQPFGGKYRQIQVYVDPVKLEAHQLSAMDVVRAVNKANQILPAGDVKIGPKDFNIYTNSQFPNAQDIDDMPLRTVGNGQLLISDIGYAKDDSAIQTNIVRVDGQKSVYLPILKQGGGSNTIAVVNGIRDKLKHLVDIPKTLKSDVVFDQSVFVKTAIRNLGNEGGIGLVLTGLMILIFLGNMRATVAVMLSIPLSALAAFLALNMMGGTINSMVLGGLALAFSRLIDNSVVVLENIFRHLEMGEPPEEAAEKGGREMALPVLAATFTTSIVFFPVVFLYGVSRFLFTALALAVVLSMFASYAVAMTVVPLFCAKYIRNAHHEAGHHSGGNPWQRFVRWFNRRYDRTLMQYDRSVRKSLLRPAATVIGIMGVFLLSLGLFPFLGLSFFPRTDPGQFVINVKAPTGTRIELTDKYIARVEDDIRSVVPPSDLGMIVSNIGITPDFSAIYTSNSGQSTAFVQVSLKTEHKRSSFEYMNLVRAKLRNDLPELSTYFQTGGLVDAVVNLGLPAPIDIQVGGNDMKEAYATANELATKIRRLKGVSDVLIPQDIDYPGLQLNVNREMAGRLGLTSSEIVDNVITALTSNGMIAPSYYVDPKNGNNYLLTVQFPETDIKSMTDFEDIPLMSHDGTQTTNLGAVASIKQIDTPTEVDHYQLRRVIDVYVSPSGQDLGGVANRVDDIIAHTKVPENLNVTVRGSVEGMRQSFKSFGVGLILAVVLVYLILMAQFASFVDPLIILLAVPPGITGVIVTLLITHTTLNVMSLMGVVMMTGIVVSNSILIVDVARILRGEGMPIDEAVATACRMRLRPILMTSLATVLGMIPMALALEAGSEQYAPLARAIIGGLIVSVILTVYIVPAAYLWVHRKEERSVEVMAGERES, from the coding sequence ATGTCCAGTTTTGCTCTTCGTTATCCATTCTTCATCATCATGCTGTGCCTGATTATTGCCGTTGTCGGCTCGACGACGGTGGCGCGCATGCCCGTAGACCTTTTCCCGGACATCAACATCCCTGTAGTGGTTGTGGCGACGTTCTATAACGGCATGCCGCCGGAGGAGATCGAGTCCAACATCACCAATCCGTTCGAGCGGTTCTTCACGCTGGGCAGCGGTATCGATCACATCGAATCGCGCTCGCTGACGGGCGTGAGCCTCATCAAGGTGTACTTCCAGCCGGGCACAAATGCCGACGCGGCAGTGACGACCATCTCGAACCTTGCGATGGCGCAGTTGCGCCGTCTGCCGCCGGGCACGCTGCCGCCGGTGGTGCTGAAGTTCGACGCGTCGAGCCTGCCAGTGTGCCTGATTACGCTGAAAGGGCAAGGGCTGAACGAGACGCAACTGCACGACCTGGGGCAGTTCAACGTGCGCAATCAGCTTGCAGGCGTGCCGGGCGCATCGGTGCCGCAGCCCTTCGGCGGCAAGTATCGCCAGATTCAGGTGTACGTCGATCCGGTAAAGCTGGAAGCGCATCAGTTGAGCGCGATGGACGTTGTGCGCGCGGTGAACAAGGCGAACCAGATTCTTCCTGCCGGTGACGTGAAGATCGGCCCGAAGGACTTCAACATCTACACCAACTCGCAGTTCCCGAACGCCCAGGACATCGACGATATGCCGTTGAGAACGGTGGGCAACGGCCAGCTGCTCATCTCCGACATTGGCTATGCGAAGGACGACTCGGCAATTCAAACCAATATCGTGCGCGTCGATGGGCAGAAGTCGGTGTATCTGCCTATTCTGAAACAGGGCGGCGGAAGCAACACGATTGCCGTGGTGAACGGCATCCGCGACAAGCTCAAGCACCTCGTAGATATTCCGAAGACGCTCAAGTCCGACGTCGTCTTCGACCAGTCGGTGTTTGTGAAGACCGCGATCCGCAACCTGGGCAACGAAGGCGGCATTGGTCTGGTGCTGACCGGGCTGATGATCCTGATCTTCCTCGGCAATATGCGCGCGACGGTTGCCGTCATGTTGTCGATTCCGCTCTCGGCATTGGCTGCGTTTCTCGCCCTGAACATGATGGGCGGCACGATCAACTCGATGGTGCTGGGCGGACTGGCGCTGGCCTTCTCTCGACTGATCGACAACTCGGTGGTCGTGCTGGAAAACATCTTCCGACATTTGGAGATGGGCGAGCCTCCGGAAGAAGCTGCGGAAAAAGGCGGCCGCGAGATGGCGCTGCCGGTGTTGGCGGCGACGTTCACCACGTCGATCGTCTTCTTCCCGGTAGTGTTCCTCTATGGCGTCAGCCGCTTCCTGTTCACGGCGCTGGCGCTGGCAGTGGTGCTGTCGATGTTCGCGTCGTATGCGGTGGCGATGACGGTCGTGCCGCTGTTCTGCGCGAAGTACATTCGCAACGCGCACCACGAAGCGGGACACCACAGTGGTGGCAACCCGTGGCAGCGGTTTGTGCGCTGGTTCAATCGGCGTTATGACCGCACACTGATGCAGTACGACCGCTCCGTGCGCAAGAGTCTGCTGCGACCCGCGGCGACAGTGATCGGCATCATGGGCGTGTTCCTGCTCAGCCTTGGGCTGTTTCCGTTCCTCGGGCTTTCGTTCTTCCCGCGGACTGATCCTGGCCAATTCGTCATCAACGTGAAGGCGCCGACGGGCACGCGCATTGAGCTGACCGACAAATACATCGCGCGCGTGGAAGACGACATCCGTTCCGTTGTTCCACCGAGCGATCTGGGGATGATCGTCTCGAACATCGGCATCACTCCGGACTTTTCGGCGATCTACACCAGCAACTCGGGGCAGAGCACGGCGTTTGTTCAGGTGAGCCTCAAGACGGAGCATAAGCGCAGCAGCTTCGAGTACATGAACCTGGTGCGCGCGAAGCTGCGCAATGACCTGCCGGAGCTTTCAACGTACTTCCAGACGGGCGGTCTTGTAGACGCCGTTGTCAACCTCGGCCTGCCCGCGCCAATCGACATTCAGGTCGGCGGCAACGACATGAAGGAGGCCTACGCAACCGCGAACGAGCTGGCCACGAAGATTCGGCGGCTCAAAGGCGTCAGCGATGTGCTGATCCCGCAGGACATCGACTATCCGGGTCTGCAATTAAACGTGAACCGCGAGATGGCCGGCCGGCTCGGCCTCACGTCGAGCGAGATCGTCGATAACGTCATCACGGCGCTCACGTCGAACGGCATGATTGCGCCGAGCTACTACGTCGATCCGAAGAACGGCAACAACTATCTGCTCACGGTGCAGTTTCCCGAGACGGACATCAAGTCGATGACCGACTTCGAGGACATCCCGCTGATGTCGCACGACGGCACCCAGACGACCAATCTGGGCGCGGTCGCGAGCATCAAGCAGATCGATACGCCGACGGAGGTGGACCACTACCAGCTTCGGCGCGTGATCGATGTGTATGTGTCGCCGTCGGGGCAGGACCTCGGCGGCGTCGCCAATCGCGTGGACGATATCATCGCGCACACCAAGGTCCCGGAGAATCTGAACGTCACGGTGCGCGGGTCGGTCGAAGGCATGAGGCAGTCCTTTAAGAGCTTCGGCGTTGGACTGATTCTTGCCGTCGTGCTGGTCTACCTGATCCTGATGGCGCAGTTTGCATCGTTCGTCGATCCGCTCATTATTCTGCTTGCCGTTCCGCCAGGAATTACAGGCGTGATCGTTACGCTGCTGATAACGCACACGACGCTGAACGTCATGTCGCTGATGGGCGTGGTGATGATGACCGGCATCGTGGTATCGAACTCGATCCTGATCGTCGACGTTGCGCGCATCCTTCGTGGAGAAGGTATGCCAATCGATGAAGCGGTCGCCACGGCGTGCAGAATGCGCCTGCGGCCGATTCTGATGACGTCGCTGGCGACGGTGCTGGGCATGATTCCGATGGCCCTCGCACTGGAGGCGGGCAGTGAGCAGTACGCTCCGCTGGCGCGCGCCATCATCGGCGGCCTGATCGTGTCGGTGATTCTAACCGTCTACATCGTTCCGGCGGCGTATCTGTGGGTCCACCGGAAAGAAGAACGCAGCGTGGAAGTGATGGCGGGGGAGAGAGAGTCATGA
- a CDS encoding TolC family protein, with protein sequence MRGFQFAVALSLMMAIPLGAQMGNPPAPSAPPQTLTISQAEQIAIRNNPRMAVSRLLALAQGQVKREVQSAELPTVGVDLTAVDSHNGSRITAGGLNNPTVYQRAAAGATLQQLITDFGRTRNLVASSQLQTQAAQSAQMATSQDITFAVDEAFFHALSTQAVLRVAQETVDARQTTADQVSALTGAKLKSTLDQSFANVDLAQAKLLLVDAQNDNEDAMVVLNALLGNERAVTYSLVDETPNAPRPAPDDAEPLVTLAFKQRPDLLSLNEQYAAAQKYSKAEHDLWMPTVSALGVSGDAPVRADQITTPWYGAVGVNVNIPVFNGFLYSARAKEADLRASAADQQVQSLRQTIARDVRTTVLEAQSNFHRIAVTQQLVNEANSAFDLAQTRYKIGLSSIVELTQAQLVQTQAQIAYVNARYAYQGSLAALRFQTGQ encoded by the coding sequence ATGAGAGGATTTCAATTCGCTGTTGCACTTTCACTGATGATGGCGATTCCACTCGGTGCGCAGATGGGCAATCCACCTGCGCCCAGTGCGCCACCACAGACGCTGACGATCTCGCAGGCGGAACAGATCGCAATCAGGAACAACCCACGCATGGCCGTCTCGCGCCTGCTCGCACTGGCGCAGGGTCAGGTAAAGCGCGAGGTGCAGTCTGCCGAGTTGCCCACGGTGGGCGTCGATCTGACTGCCGTGGATTCACACAATGGCAGCCGCATTACGGCGGGTGGGTTGAACAACCCGACCGTCTATCAGCGCGCTGCTGCAGGAGCTACGCTTCAGCAACTCATTACAGACTTCGGCAGGACACGCAACCTCGTAGCCAGCTCGCAACTGCAAACCCAGGCCGCGCAGAGTGCGCAAATGGCAACGTCTCAGGACATTACCTTTGCTGTGGACGAGGCGTTCTTTCACGCACTGAGCACACAGGCTGTGCTGAGGGTGGCGCAGGAGACCGTAGATGCGCGGCAGACAACAGCAGACCAGGTCTCGGCATTGACGGGGGCAAAGCTGAAGTCAACGCTCGATCAGAGCTTTGCCAACGTCGATCTGGCGCAGGCGAAGCTGCTGCTGGTAGACGCGCAGAATGATAACGAAGATGCGATGGTTGTATTGAATGCGCTGCTGGGCAACGAACGTGCCGTCACGTATTCGCTGGTGGACGAGACGCCGAACGCTCCCAGGCCTGCTCCCGATGACGCAGAGCCGCTGGTTACGCTCGCGTTCAAGCAGAGGCCCGACCTGCTCTCGCTCAACGAGCAGTATGCTGCGGCGCAGAAGTACAGCAAGGCCGAGCACGACCTGTGGATGCCGACGGTTTCAGCGCTCGGTGTCTCGGGCGATGCTCCTGTGCGTGCCGATCAGATCACGACACCGTGGTATGGAGCGGTCGGTGTCAACGTGAACATTCCTGTCTTCAACGGCTTTCTCTACTCGGCGAGAGCAAAAGAAGCAGACCTGCGCGCCAGCGCTGCCGACCAGCAGGTACAGTCGCTGCGCCAGACCATTGCACGCGATGTAAGGACGACGGTGCTGGAAGCGCAGTCCAACTTCCACCGCATTGCTGTGACGCAGCAGCTGGTGAATGAAGCGAACTCTGCGTTTGACCTTGCGCAGACCCGCTACAAGATCGGCCTCTCTTCGATCGTCGAACTGACTCAGGCACAGTTGGTACAGACGCAGGCGCAGATTGCTTACGTCAACGCTCGCTATGCCTATCAGGGGTCGCTGGCTGCTCTGCGATTCCAGACCGGCCAGTAG
- a CDS encoding HD domain-containing protein encodes MQLVEAFKLAFEIHGNQRDKTGAPYLFHVMRVAMAMKTDEERVVALLHDAVSSALTLESQVDLVRKIRLHFGDATVKTVLRLTRNENEAYMDYIRRLSTDKLAVKVKLADLADNMLDERLDLIPDVEAERLRAMYGPAYLFLGGDMKIEAYGHEHTMAEREQAIEDSMALPRRTFPEQCCAECHGPLDGAFMKRTPEGGAVVCSKCFTPVSNIIEMPLTPEQ; translated from the coding sequence ATGCAACTCGTTGAAGCCTTCAAACTCGCCTTTGAGATTCACGGCAACCAGCGCGACAAGACAGGTGCGCCCTATCTCTTCCACGTAATGCGCGTGGCGATGGCAATGAAGACCGATGAAGAGCGTGTGGTTGCCCTGCTCCATGACGCGGTGTCGTCCGCGTTGACGCTGGAGAGCCAAGTCGATCTGGTGCGGAAGATCCGGCTGCACTTTGGCGATGCAACCGTCAAAACGGTACTGCGGCTCACGCGCAATGAGAACGAAGCCTACATGGATTACATCCGTCGCTTAAGCACGGACAAGTTGGCCGTGAAGGTAAAGTTGGCTGACCTGGCCGACAACATGCTCGACGAGCGGCTGGACCTCATACCTGACGTGGAAGCAGAGCGTCTGCGCGCGATGTATGGCCCCGCATACCTCTTCCTGGGTGGCGACATGAAGATCGAGGCCTACGGTCACGAACACACCATGGCTGAGCGTGAGCAGGCGATTGAGGACAGCATGGCGTTGCCGCGGCGAACTTTCCCTGAGCAATGCTGTGCAGAGTGCCACGGGCCACTGGACGGCGCGTTTATGAAACGGACCCCTGAAGGCGGAGCGGTTGTCTGCTCGAAGTGCTTCACGCCAGTCTCGAACATCATCGAAATGCCGCTCACGCCGGAGCAGTAA
- a CDS encoding phytoene desaturase family protein, with the protein MSSPTAAVLGEIGLPAPIHELASRRWDVIIVGAGHNGLACATYLARAGRRVLVLESRSRVGGACTIEEPFPGVHMSPCAYLAGLLHPLVVSELNLPARGFEWTPAVNGLFVPFLDGSSVQLWDDDQLCETEIRTFAPRDVEGWRAMNDVIRRLRDVLRPEVGEDLWIGEPPARGEIEERLGSDEEAKHVLFDWSMAEFVEHYLSDERLQTAYLGQGVIGTNASPFDRGTASIRFHHASGRLGGMPGMWGYVKGGMGMVSFYFCDAAREAGAVVAAGVPVARIVPAEGVELEGGERIFAPVVISNADPRQTQRLLGDAADSAWSERVESIPIEGCTVKLNVLLRELPDFTARPGVDRPHHYGQINAPLTKAEWRSGFAAARRGELPEHLWCELYFQSVHDASVAPAGQHTMSVFAQYVPYKFSLGSWDERRDEVRRLALRSLARFCSNIDGAVIDAQVLGPPDIERKVGLTGGHIFQGECLPEYMWSNRLATRTPMPGVYLCGASTHPGGSVIGINGRNAAMAVLKDMTR; encoded by the coding sequence ATGAGCTCGCCTACAGCCGCAGTGCTCGGTGAAATTGGTCTGCCTGCGCCCATTCATGAACTGGCGTCGCGCCGCTGGGATGTGATCATCGTTGGCGCGGGGCACAATGGCCTTGCCTGTGCCACGTATCTGGCGCGGGCCGGCAGGCGAGTGCTTGTGTTGGAGAGCCGCAGCCGCGTAGGCGGCGCCTGCACCATTGAGGAGCCCTTCCCCGGCGTTCACATGTCGCCTTGCGCGTATCTTGCGGGACTGCTCCATCCGCTTGTTGTCTCTGAGCTGAATCTGCCTGCGCGTGGCTTCGAATGGACGCCCGCAGTCAATGGTCTCTTCGTTCCTTTCCTTGATGGCTCCAGCGTGCAGCTATGGGACGACGACCAGCTTTGCGAAACGGAGATTCGCACCTTTGCTCCGCGCGATGTGGAAGGCTGGCGCGCGATGAACGACGTCATCCGCAGGCTACGCGATGTTCTGCGGCCAGAAGTCGGTGAAGATTTGTGGATTGGTGAGCCTCCTGCGCGCGGCGAGATCGAAGAGCGGCTCGGCTCCGATGAAGAGGCAAAGCATGTGCTCTTCGATTGGTCGATGGCGGAGTTCGTCGAACACTATCTCTCCGATGAGCGCCTGCAGACGGCCTATCTCGGCCAGGGGGTTATCGGCACGAACGCCAGCCCGTTTGATCGAGGCACGGCTTCGATTCGCTTCCATCATGCCTCAGGGAGGCTTGGTGGAATGCCTGGCATGTGGGGCTATGTGAAAGGCGGCATGGGCATGGTCTCGTTCTACTTCTGCGATGCTGCGCGTGAGGCCGGCGCCGTTGTCGCTGCCGGAGTTCCTGTCGCACGGATCGTCCCTGCCGAAGGGGTCGAACTCGAAGGCGGCGAGCGCATCTTCGCGCCGGTCGTCATCTCAAATGCAGACCCGCGCCAGACGCAAAGGCTGCTCGGTGATGCGGCTGATTCTGCCTGGAGCGAGCGCGTCGAGAGTATTCCTATCGAGGGATGCACCGTTAAGCTCAACGTGCTGCTGCGCGAGCTGCCTGACTTCACGGCTCGTCCCGGCGTGGATCGTCCGCACCACTACGGCCAGATTAATGCTCCGCTTACGAAAGCCGAGTGGAGGTCCGGGTTTGCTGCTGCGAGGCGCGGCGAATTGCCCGAACACCTCTGGTGCGAGCTCTACTTTCAAAGTGTCCACGATGCATCGGTCGCGCCTGCCGGACAGCACACGATGAGCGTCTTCGCGCAGTATGTTCCCTACAAATTTTCGCTCGGTTCGTGGGATGAGCGGCGCGATGAGGTTCGCCGGCTTGCGCTCCGCTCACTCGCGCGCTTCTGCTCCAATATCGATGGCGCGGTGATCGATGCACAGGTGCTTGGGCCGCCTGACATTGAGCGCAAGGTTGGGCTCACCGGAGGACATATCTTTCAGGGCGAATGCCTGCCTGAGTACATGTGGTCGAACCGGCTTGCAACGCGCACGCCTATGCCCGGCGTGTATTTGTGCGGGGCCTCGACGCATCCCGGCGGCAGCGTCATTGGCATCAACGGACGCAATGCAGCGATGGCCGTGCTGAAGGACATGACGCGGTGA
- a CDS encoding HAD family hydrolase, whose protein sequence is MAISLTAGTFRALVFDCDGTLVDSAPAHLGALQKAMEPLGLTMTADWYYPRVGLGPDALLDAFEDHVNRKSLPRGEILARYDAAFKRCLPLVREVAVIAEVARAWHGRVPMAVASNGHRENVAATLSVAGLLPLFNLIVGAEDVKYGKPAPDVYLEAARRMKVAPEECIAFEDSDEGLKAARTAGMRTIDIREHFTPVR, encoded by the coding sequence ATGGCGATCTCGCTCACCGCAGGCACCTTTCGCGCGCTGGTCTTCGACTGTGACGGAACCCTGGTGGATTCAGCTCCCGCACACCTTGGAGCCCTGCAGAAGGCGATGGAGCCGCTGGGCCTGACGATGACTGCCGACTGGTACTACCCGCGGGTGGGATTGGGACCAGACGCGCTGCTGGATGCGTTCGAGGACCACGTAAACCGCAAGAGCCTGCCGCGCGGAGAGATTCTCGCGCGTTACGACGCCGCATTCAAGCGATGCCTGCCGCTGGTGCGCGAAGTTGCCGTGATCGCGGAAGTCGCGCGCGCGTGGCATGGCCGCGTTCCGATGGCGGTTGCTTCCAATGGACACCGTGAAAACGTCGCAGCAACATTGAGCGTCGCGGGGTTGCTCCCGCTCTTCAACCTGATAGTCGGCGCAGAGGACGTCAAATACGGTAAGCCCGCGCCCGATGTGTACCTCGAGGCAGCGCGCCGCATGAAGGTCGCACCCGAAGAGTGCATCGCGTTTGAAGACTCGGACGAAGGCCTGAAGGCCGCGCGCACAGCAGGCATGAGGACAATCGACATCCGCGAACACTTCACGCCGGTGCGGTAA
- a CDS encoding TlpA family protein disulfide reductase, producing the protein MPKILAALTLALILVTGCDRGSHPRNIGKSAPLFSISDGTHSVDLSKLRGHVVVLNLWATWCPPCVEELPSLLALHEKMPNLEIVAISMDQDPDVYHQFLVQHHVDLVTIRDADQRINALYGTVQIPETYIIDRQGVLRRKFIGAQDWTDPNIMGYLAKM; encoded by the coding sequence GTGCCTAAAATCCTTGCGGCCCTTACGCTGGCCCTGATTCTTGTCACCGGCTGCGACCGCGGCAGCCACCCACGCAACATCGGCAAGTCTGCGCCGCTGTTCTCTATTTCGGACGGCACCCATTCGGTGGATTTGAGCAAGCTGCGCGGCCATGTTGTTGTGCTGAATCTGTGGGCGACGTGGTGTCCGCCATGTGTGGAAGAGCTGCCCAGCCTGCTGGCGCTGCACGAGAAGATGCCGAATCTTGAGATCGTCGCCATCAGCATGGATCAGGACCCCGATGTTTACCACCAGTTCCTCGTTCAGCATCACGTCGATCTGGTCACGATCCGCGATGCAGACCAGCGCATCAATGCGCTCTATGGGACGGTGCAGATTCCCGAGACGTACATCATCGACCGCCAGGGCGTGCTGCGCAGGAAGTTCATCGGCGCGCAGGACTGGACCGATCCGAACATTATGGGCTATCTGGCGAAGATGTAG
- a CDS encoding glycosyltransferase, giving the protein MQSAGVTAIMELSVIVPARNEERSLGECLASLVQQSEPGFELGKQWELIVVDDDSTDGTRKIAEAIAASQAGVTILTAPPLDLSERGGFTGKTNACWTAAQVAQGGHLLFTDADTVHEPGDLSRALREAERHNAALLSYSPRQIVSGFWQHAVMPLVFSELASVYAMKKINDPDQSIAAANGQFLMVERAAYFAVGGHRAVSDAVLEDVELAYNIKRKPAAIRFRYAPEALHTRMYRTTTEMVEGWTKNLALLFPKPVALALWRVLDVILFFGLPLAAFGIWWLVPWQRWVILLIWARTLWRFYARVARSHFPAADIAISVLGIPMFVYLLLRSVYYRRVKKSVVWKGRSYNPVR; this is encoded by the coding sequence GTGCAATCGGCCGGAGTGACGGCCATCATGGAACTTTCGGTGATCGTGCCTGCGCGCAACGAGGAGCGCTCGCTGGGCGAGTGCCTCGCATCCCTGGTCCAGCAGTCGGAGCCGGGTTTTGAGCTAGGCAAGCAGTGGGAGCTGATCGTCGTCGACGACGACTCGACCGACGGCACGCGAAAGATCGCTGAAGCCATCGCGGCTAGCCAGGCAGGTGTGACCATCCTGACCGCGCCACCACTCGACCTAAGCGAGCGCGGCGGATTCACTGGAAAAACCAACGCCTGCTGGACCGCAGCACAGGTCGCGCAAGGCGGCCATCTACTCTTCACCGATGCAGACACAGTCCACGAGCCGGGTGACCTATCGCGTGCCTTGCGCGAGGCCGAGCGGCATAACGCGGCGCTGCTCTCCTACTCGCCACGGCAGATCGTAAGCGGCTTCTGGCAGCACGCCGTGATGCCGCTGGTGTTTTCAGAGCTGGCGTCGGTGTACGCGATGAAGAAGATCAACGACCCGGACCAAAGCATCGCCGCGGCCAACGGCCAGTTCCTGATGGTCGAGCGCGCAGCCTACTTCGCAGTAGGCGGCCATCGAGCTGTAAGCGATGCCGTGCTGGAAGACGTGGAGCTGGCGTACAACATCAAGCGCAAGCCCGCTGCCATCCGCTTCCGCTACGCCCCCGAAGCCCTCCACACGCGCATGTACCGCACCACAACCGAGATGGTCGAAGGCTGGACAAAAAACCTCGCGCTGCTCTTTCCAAAGCCCGTAGCGCTGGCGCTGTGGCGTGTGCTCGACGTCATACTCTTCTTCGGATTGCCCCTGGCGGCGTTCGGCATCTGGTGGCTGGTGCCGTGGCAGCGCTGGGTCATTCTGCTGATCTGGGCACGCACGCTGTGGCGCTTCTACGCGCGCGTCGCCCGTTCGCATTTTCCCGCCGCGGATATAGCCATTTCAGTCCTCGGCATACCCATGTTTGTCTATCTGTTGCTGCGCAGCGTCTACTACCGCAGAGTGAAAAAGTCGGTAGTCTGGAAGGGGCGTAGTTACAACCCGGTACGGTGA
- a CDS encoding 6-pyruvoyl trahydropterin synthase family protein produces the protein MIFLTRKAEFSSAHYYWNDAWSREENERVFGKCANRNGHGHNYTLEVTIGGEIDPVTGFVVDLKQLKDILEHEVVSVYDHRHLNLEVPEFKDSIPTTENIAIAIWRRLDGKIPNAKLHRVRIYEMPDLFADYYGEP, from the coding sequence ATGATCTTTCTTACGCGCAAAGCCGAGTTCTCCTCGGCACATTATTACTGGAACGACGCGTGGTCCCGCGAAGAGAACGAGCGTGTCTTCGGCAAGTGCGCCAACCGCAACGGCCACGGCCACAACTACACGCTCGAGGTCACCATCGGGGGCGAGATCGATCCCGTCACCGGCTTCGTCGTCGATCTTAAGCAGTTGAAGGACATCCTCGAGCACGAAGTTGTCAGCGTCTACGACCATCGCCATCTGAATCTCGAAGTCCCCGAGTTCAAAGATTCCATCCCAACGACAGAGAACATCGCCATCGCGATCTGGCGCAGGCTTGACGGCAAGATTCCTAACGCAAAGCTGCACCGCGTGCGCATCTACGAGATGCCCGACCTCTTCGCCGACTACTATGGTGAGCCATGA
- a CDS encoding 6-carboxytetrahydropterin synthase yields the protein MKAYLSRRYHFSASHRLNTDAYDAARNREIYGKCNNPHGHGHNYTVQVTLSGQVDPATGMVCNLADLDLFAQKNLLAKFDHANLNTLDCFQNTVSTTENLTAEIYSIFQNFTAAHLERIHVEETSNNSFDYVGGASPAPGTR from the coding sequence ATGAAGGCCTATCTCTCACGCCGCTATCACTTCAGCGCCTCGCACCGCCTCAACACGGATGCCTACGACGCTGCTCGCAACCGCGAGATCTACGGCAAGTGCAACAACCCGCACGGACACGGCCACAACTACACCGTCCAGGTGACGCTGAGCGGCCAGGTCGATCCTGCAACGGGCATGGTCTGCAATCTCGCCGACCTCGATTTGTTCGCACAGAAAAACCTGCTGGCGAAGTTCGACCACGCAAACCTGAACACGCTCGACTGTTTTCAAAACACGGTTTCAACGACCGAGAACCTTACAGCAGAGATCTACAGCATCTTCCAGAACTTTACCGCCGCCCATCTGGAGCGCATTCACGTCGAGGAGACCAGCAACAACTCCTTCGACTACGTCGGCGGTGCTTCACCTGCTCCGGGAACGCGATAG
- the folE gene encoding GTP cyclohydrolase I FolE — translation MSRNVSTIESTALEAVSTQDLYRELLVRIGEDPNRDGLQRTPERMEKAMAFLTRGYKMNVNEVLHGALFDVDYDEMVIVKDIEFYSMCEHHMLPFFGKAHIAYVPNGKVIGLSKIPRLVDVFSRRLQVQERLTRQIGEAITEAINPQGVAVIMEAAHLCMMMRGVEKQHSSTVTSAMLGVFKTQLQTRNEFLSLVRQNGVL, via the coding sequence ATGTCACGCAACGTATCGACCATTGAGTCTACGGCACTCGAGGCCGTCTCCACACAAGACCTCTACCGCGAACTGCTCGTCCGCATCGGCGAAGACCCCAACCGCGACGGCCTCCAGCGCACGCCAGAGCGCATGGAGAAGGCCATGGCCTTTCTCACCCGCGGCTACAAGATGAATGTGAACGAGGTGCTGCACGGCGCTCTCTTCGATGTTGACTACGACGAGATGGTGATCGTCAAAGACATCGAGTTCTACTCGATGTGCGAGCACCACATGCTGCCGTTCTTCGGCAAGGCGCACATCGCATACGTGCCCAACGGCAAGGTGATCGGCCTCAGCAAAATCCCGCGCCTGGTCGACGTCTTCTCGCGCCGCCTCCAGGTGCAGGAGAGGCTCACGCGTCAAATCGGCGAAGCCATCACCGAGGCCATCAACCCGCAGGGCGTGGCCGTTATCATGGAGGCGGCACACCTCTGCATGATGATGCGTGGCGTCGAAAAACAGCACTCCAGCACCGTCACCTCCGCAATGCTCGGCGTCTTCAAAACGCAGCTCCAGACGCGCAACGAGTTCCTCTCGCTGGTGCGGCAGAACGGCGTCCTCTAA